One region of Polaribacter pectinis genomic DNA includes:
- a CDS encoding FAD-dependent monooxygenase, whose translation MYTIIGAGIGGLTTALAFEKKGIPYQVFEKAPELNEVGAGIWLAPNALQVLESLNILEEVKKNGNAINRITIGKSDLSPLSDIQQDIFKDKFGFTTVSIHRAALQKLLFHKIPKDKITLNKGFQSYKELNSEKIEVTFNDNSKIETNFLIGADGINSKVRNQLFPNSSKRYSGQTCWRGIVDFKLEEKYAHRGFELWGNQIRFGISEVAKDKVYWFAVVLAEENSKEDTSKVKEKLLNLFSDFDPLIVELISETPIQQILKNDINDLKPLSSWYKGNICLIGDAGHATTPNMGQGGAQAIEDAYYLSNLIKEYSGKNVFKLFQERRQKKVNTVVNQSWSTGKIAHWKYGKSFRNLVLQNMPKKILEKKMFEMYHIDKF comes from the coding sequence ATGTACACAATTATTGGCGCAGGAATTGGAGGACTTACAACAGCATTGGCTTTTGAGAAAAAAGGTATTCCGTATCAAGTCTTTGAAAAAGCACCGGAATTAAATGAAGTTGGTGCAGGAATCTGGTTAGCTCCAAACGCATTGCAAGTTTTAGAGAGTTTAAATATTTTAGAAGAGGTAAAAAAGAATGGTAATGCTATAAATAGAATTACAATAGGAAAATCAGATCTATCTCCATTGTCAGATATTCAGCAAGATATATTTAAAGACAAATTTGGTTTTACAACCGTTTCTATTCATAGAGCTGCACTTCAAAAATTACTATTTCATAAAATACCGAAAGATAAAATCACTTTAAATAAAGGTTTTCAATCTTATAAAGAATTAAATTCAGAAAAAATAGAAGTTACTTTTAACGATAATTCAAAAATAGAAACCAATTTTTTAATTGGTGCAGATGGCATAAATTCTAAAGTTAGAAATCAACTTTTTCCAAATAGTAGTAAAAGATATTCTGGTCAGACTTGTTGGCGAGGTATTGTAGATTTTAAGTTAGAAGAAAAATATGCTCACAGAGGTTTTGAGTTGTGGGGAAATCAAATTCGATTTGGAATTTCTGAAGTTGCTAAAGATAAGGTTTATTGGTTTGCAGTAGTTTTAGCTGAAGAAAATAGTAAAGAAGATACCAGTAAAGTAAAAGAAAAATTACTGAATTTATTTTCGGACTTTGATCCATTAATAGTAGAGTTAATTTCGGAAACACCTATACAACAAATCTTAAAAAATGATATTAACGATTTAAAACCATTATCCAGTTGGTATAAAGGAAATATTTGTTTAATTGGAGATGCAGGTCATGCTACAACACCAAATATGGGGCAAGGAGGTGCACAAGCAATAGAGGATGCTTATTATTTAAGTAATTTAATTAAAGAATATTCAGGTAAAAACGTATTTAAATTATTTCAAGAAAGAAGACAAAAAAAAGTAAATACAGTTGTAAATCAATCTTGGAGTACTGGTAAAATAGCACATTGGAAATATGGAAAAAGTTTTCGAAATTTAGTGTTACAAAATATGCCAAAAAAGATATTAGAAAAAAAGATGTTTGAAATGTATCACATAGATAAATTTTAG
- a CDS encoding C40 family peptidase, whose translation MKLVKICLLIASIIFISCNNNSLLISGLKGVNEGIKEQYAPDKRTAIYTIDFNSLDGKIFIEGETDSKEAYLKLIDSLKILDVEVINKVRILPDTVLGNKMFAVARNSVINIRSEPKHSAELGTQGLLGMPLKVLDKQGDFYRIQTPDRYISWVDKGGIYRMNKGEYDNWNTSKKVLFTQNFGYVYSKRNSNSNIVSDITLGGILKYLSEDASFYEVKYPDNRTGFIKKSESIIYDQWLQKLQPSKEKIETIAKKMDGFPYLWGGTSSKGIDCSGFTKMVYLMNGFVIPRDASQQVNAGKSVDKNLTFEGLEKGDLLFFGTKATEKKKQRVVHVGIWLGNNKMEFIHASGNVHLSSMDAAQPNYDEMNKNRYLGSKRYLGVKDIHILDLKEEYK comes from the coding sequence ATGAAATTAGTTAAAATCTGTCTTCTTATTGCCTCTATTATTTTTATTTCTTGCAACAATAACTCTTTATTAATCTCTGGACTAAAAGGCGTTAACGAGGGAATAAAAGAACAATACGCACCAGACAAAAGAACTGCCATTTATACCATTGATTTTAATAGTTTGGATGGTAAAATTTTTATTGAAGGTGAAACTGACTCCAAAGAAGCCTATCTTAAATTAATAGATAGCTTAAAGATTTTAGATGTTGAAGTAATTAATAAAGTACGAATTTTACCAGACACCGTTTTAGGAAACAAAATGTTTGCTGTTGCTAGAAACTCTGTAATTAATATTCGTTCAGAACCTAAACATTCTGCGGAATTAGGTACACAGGGTTTGTTAGGAATGCCTTTAAAAGTTTTAGATAAACAAGGTGATTTTTATAGAATTCAAACTCCAGATAGATATATTTCATGGGTGGATAAAGGTGGAATTTATAGAATGAATAAAGGCGAATATGATAATTGGAATACCTCTAAAAAAGTGCTTTTTACGCAAAATTTTGGCTATGTGTATTCGAAAAGAAACTCAAATTCTAATATTGTTTCTGACATAACTTTGGGTGGAATTTTAAAATACCTATCTGAGGACGCTTCTTTTTACGAAGTAAAATACCCAGATAATAGAACTGGTTTTATTAAAAAAAGCGAGTCTATTATCTATGACCAATGGTTACAAAAACTGCAACCTTCAAAAGAAAAGATTGAAACAATTGCTAAAAAAATGGATGGTTTTCCTTATTTATGGGGTGGAACTTCTTCTAAAGGAATTGATTGTAGCGGATTTACAAAAATGGTGTATTTAATGAATGGTTTTGTAATTCCAAGAGATGCTTCTCAACAAGTAAATGCGGGTAAATCTGTAGATAAAAATTTAACTTTTGAAGGTTTAGAAAAAGGAGATTTATTGTTTTTTGGAACAAAAGCGACAGAAAAGAAAAAACAAAGAGTTGTACACGTTGGCATTTGGTTAGGAAACAACAAAATGGAATTTATACATGCCTCTGGAAATGTGCATTTGAGTTCTATGGATGCTGCTCAACCTAATTATGATGAAATGAATAAAAACAGGTATTTAGGAAGTAAACGTTACTTAGGGGTAAAAGATATTCATATTTTAGATTTAAAGGAAGAATATAAATAG
- the serA gene encoding phosphoglycerate dehydrogenase, with product MITNKRNYIFDFDSTLTRVEALDVLAEITLKNNPKKEEIIQEIIDITNLGIDGEISFTESLERRIKLLKANKADLSLLVEALKKQVSSSIERNKEFFEDFADDIYVISCGFKEFIDPIVKEYNIPSERVYANTFKFADDGEIVSFDEENVLSKHNGKIQCLKDMNLTGEIQVIGDGYSDYVTREAGVADKFFAYTENVSRQKTTENADHIAPNLDEFLYVNDLPRNISYPKNRIKILLLENVHSDAFKKLSTDGFSVETVSKSLSEDELIEKIKDVHVLGIRSKTNVTQKVVDAAEKLMVVSAFCIGTKQIDLDACKEKGIVVFNAPYSNTRSVVELAIGEIIMLMRSVFQRSTEIHNGQWNKTAEGSREVRGKKLGIVGYGNIGKQLSVLAEALGMDVYYYDVEDKLSLGNATKMDSLSDLLSISDVVTLHVDDNAANKNFFGEKEISEMKDGAHLVNLARGFVVDIPALVAALKSGKLAGAAVDVYPEEPRKNGEFYTELKGLPNVILTPHVGGSTEEAQRDIADFVPSKIMAYINSGNTVDAVNFPNIRLPRQTKAHRFLHIHKNVPGVMAKINKILAKYDLNITGQYLSTDPKVGYVITDLDKEYNTEVLDKLRKVEGTIKFRVLY from the coding sequence ATGATTACCAATAAAAGAAACTATATTTTCGATTTTGACAGTACGTTAACTCGTGTTGAAGCATTAGATGTTTTAGCAGAAATAACGTTGAAAAATAATCCGAAGAAAGAAGAAATTATTCAAGAAATAATAGATATCACCAATTTAGGAATTGATGGCGAAATTTCTTTTACAGAATCTTTAGAGAGAAGAATTAAGTTGTTAAAAGCTAATAAAGCAGATTTGTCTTTGTTAGTAGAAGCTTTAAAAAAACAAGTTTCTTCTTCCATAGAAAGAAATAAAGAATTTTTTGAAGATTTTGCAGACGATATTTATGTAATTTCCTGTGGATTTAAGGAATTTATAGATCCAATTGTTAAGGAATACAACATTCCTTCAGAAAGAGTATATGCAAATACTTTTAAGTTTGCAGATGACGGAGAAATCGTTAGCTTTGATGAAGAAAATGTACTCTCTAAACACAATGGTAAAATTCAATGTTTAAAAGACATGAATTTAACTGGAGAAATACAAGTTATTGGTGATGGTTATAGCGATTATGTTACTCGTGAAGCTGGTGTAGCAGATAAGTTTTTTGCATACACAGAAAATGTTTCAAGACAAAAAACAACAGAAAATGCAGACCATATTGCACCAAATTTAGATGAATTTTTATACGTAAACGATTTGCCAAGAAATATATCATACCCAAAGAACAGAATTAAAATATTATTATTAGAAAACGTACATTCAGATGCTTTTAAGAAGTTGTCTACAGATGGTTTTTCAGTAGAAACGGTTTCTAAAAGTTTGTCTGAAGACGAATTGATAGAAAAAATAAAAGACGTGCATGTTTTAGGAATTCGTTCTAAAACAAACGTTACGCAAAAAGTTGTGGATGCAGCAGAAAAATTGATGGTGGTAAGTGCATTTTGTATCGGAACCAAACAAATCGATTTAGATGCATGTAAAGAAAAAGGAATTGTTGTTTTTAACGCACCTTATAGTAACACGCGTTCTGTGGTTGAGTTAGCAATTGGAGAAATCATTATGTTAATGCGTTCTGTTTTTCAAAGAAGTACAGAAATTCATAATGGTCAATGGAATAAAACAGCAGAAGGTTCTAGAGAAGTTCGTGGTAAAAAATTAGGTATTGTTGGTTATGGAAACATCGGAAAACAATTATCTGTTTTAGCAGAAGCTTTAGGAATGGATGTTTATTATTACGATGTAGAAGATAAATTATCTTTAGGAAATGCCACTAAAATGGACTCATTATCCGATTTATTATCAATTTCCGATGTTGTTACTTTACATGTAGATGATAATGCTGCCAACAAGAATTTCTTCGGAGAAAAAGAGATTTCTGAAATGAAAGATGGCGCACATTTAGTCAATTTAGCTAGAGGTTTTGTGGTAGATATTCCTGCATTGGTTGCTGCTTTAAAAAGCGGAAAATTAGCAGGTGCAGCTGTAGATGTATATCCAGAAGAACCAAGAAAAAACGGAGAATTTTATACAGAATTAAAAGGTTTGCCAAACGTAATTTTAACACCTCACGTTGGTGGAAGTACAGAGGAAGCGCAAAGAGATATTGCAGATTTTGTACCGAGTAAAATTATGGCATATATAAATTCAGGAAACACAGTAGATGCTGTAAATTTCCCAAACATTCGTTTACCAAGACAAACAAAAGCGCATCGTTTTTTACATATTCATAAAAACGTACCTGGAGTTATGGCGAAAATCAACAAGATTTTGGCAAAATACGATTTGAATATTACAGGTCAGTATTTATCTACAGACCCAAAAGTAGGTTATGTAATTACAGATTTGGACAAAGAATATAATACAGAGGTTTTAGACAAATTAAGAAAAGTAGAAGGTACAATTAAGTTTAGAGTTTTGTATTAG
- a CDS encoding VIT1/CCC1 transporter family protein, whose protein sequence is MNENSEELDNYLNNHYIHKSNWLRAAVLGANDGILSTASIAIGVAAASNYREPIVLATLAGLVAGALSMAAGEYVSVSSQTDVENADIEREKIELMEMPKIELQRLAEIYEKRGLKKETALIVAKEFTEKDALGAHIRDELGINEISQAKPIQAALASGAAFTVGGLLPFLVTLFVPLKSMEYSLYASALLFLIVLGILAAKTGGSSIKRAILRITFWGTVAMGLTALVGYLFNVNVG, encoded by the coding sequence ATGAACGAAAATTCAGAGGAATTAGATAATTATCTAAATAATCATTACATACACAAAAGTAATTGGTTAAGAGCTGCAGTTCTTGGGGCTAATGATGGAATTTTATCAACTGCAAGTATAGCAATTGGTGTTGCAGCTGCAAGCAATTATAGAGAACCAATTGTTTTAGCAACTTTAGCAGGTTTAGTTGCAGGTGCTTTATCTATGGCTGCTGGAGAATACGTTTCCGTAAGTTCTCAAACAGATGTTGAAAATGCCGATATAGAAAGAGAAAAAATTGAATTAATGGAAATGCCAAAAATTGAATTGCAACGTTTGGCTGAAATTTATGAAAAAAGAGGTCTTAAAAAAGAGACTGCTTTAATTGTTGCAAAAGAATTTACAGAAAAAGACGCTTTGGGAGCTCACATTAGAGATGAATTAGGAATAAATGAAATAAGTCAAGCTAAACCGATTCAAGCTGCACTTGCTTCAGGTGCAGCATTTACCGTTGGAGGCTTACTTCCTTTTTTAGTGACATTATTTGTCCCTTTAAAAAGCATGGAATATTCACTTTATGCATCAGCATTATTATTTCTTATAGTTTTAGGAATATTGGCTGCAAAAACTGGCGGATCAAGTATTAAGAGAGCTATTTTAAGAATCACTTTTTGGGGCACAGTTGCTATGGGATTAACAGCTTTAGTTGGTTATTTATTCAATGTTAACGTCGGCTAA
- a CDS encoding DUF1697 domain-containing protein, giving the protein MKKYIVLLRGINVSGKNKIPMAGLRELLSDLDFKNVQTYIQSGNIILESDEGKSVICNKIKDGIQSKFGFDVPVIARTIPDWKKAIANYPFSMDNTKIVAFVFLNKKVYETKVDVKGINDDKYLIDKDMVYIYCPSGFAKTKLSNNLFERKLNVTATTRNYNTALKLLELAK; this is encoded by the coding sequence ATGAAAAAATATATCGTTTTACTTCGTGGAATAAATGTGTCAGGAAAAAACAAAATTCCGATGGCAGGTTTACGAGAATTATTAAGTGATTTAGATTTTAAAAATGTGCAAACATATATTCAAAGTGGAAATATTATTTTAGAATCAGATGAAGGTAAATCTGTAATTTGTAATAAAATTAAAGACGGAATTCAAAGCAAATTTGGTTTTGATGTTCCTGTAATTGCAAGAACAATCCCAGATTGGAAAAAAGCAATCGCTAATTATCCTTTTTCGATGGATAACACTAAAATTGTTGCGTTTGTTTTCTTAAACAAAAAAGTATACGAAACAAAAGTTGATGTAAAAGGTATTAATGATGATAAATATTTAATCGATAAGGATATGGTTTATATTTATTGTCCCTCAGGATTTGCGAAAACAAAACTTTCTAATAATTTATTTGAAAGAAAATTGAATGTAACAGCAACCACAAGGAATTATAATACAGCATTAAAATTACTAGAGTTAGCAAAATAA
- a CDS encoding FAD-dependent oxidoreductase: MNKKDKILIIGAGLCGSLLALRLAQRGYKVEVYESRPDLRTVDISAGRSINLALSDRGLKALRLCGMEEKAREICIPMYGRLMHDRGGNTFSSNYSGRENEYINSISRGDLNAILLDEAEKHENVTIYFNKKCKKVDIEKNIAYFKDYNTKEEFPVIADVIFGADGAGSSLRKSYISERKFLFSYSQNYLNQGYKELEIPADKSGNHQISKAHLHIWPRGDFMLIALPNMDGSFTVTLFLSYDEGEFNFENLTSEEKITEFFEKEFPDALALIPNIKEEFINNPTGALGTVKCSPWFYQNKTLLIGDASHAIVPFYGQGMNASFEDVFVLDEILCHFERSREIFDWKSIFKAYQKARKDDTDAIADLAIDNFHEMKNHVANPLFKEKRKIEMDLEKTFPTEYSSKYSLVTFNENIGYNEAMKKGRAQDKALLNLISGDEVHTHLDMTKEELKVILDKVTKETNDILQEDKIAGL; this comes from the coding sequence ATGAATAAAAAAGATAAAATATTAATTATTGGAGCAGGATTATGTGGCTCACTATTAGCTTTAAGACTCGCACAAAGAGGTTATAAAGTTGAGGTGTATGAAAGCAGACCAGATTTAAGAACTGTAGATATTTCAGCAGGGCGTTCAATAAATTTAGCATTGTCAGACAGAGGTTTAAAAGCCTTGCGTTTATGTGGAATGGAAGAAAAAGCCAGAGAAATTTGTATTCCAATGTATGGCAGATTAATGCACGATAGAGGAGGAAATACGTTTTCTTCCAATTATTCTGGGAGAGAAAATGAATATATCAATTCAATTTCCAGAGGAGATTTGAATGCTATTTTATTAGATGAAGCAGAAAAGCACGAAAATGTAACGATTTATTTCAATAAAAAATGCAAAAAAGTAGATATAGAAAAAAACATCGCATATTTTAAAGACTACAATACCAAAGAAGAATTTCCAGTAATTGCAGATGTTATTTTCGGAGCAGATGGCGCAGGTTCATCGTTAAGAAAAAGCTATATTTCTGAACGTAAATTTTTATTCAGTTATTCTCAAAATTACCTAAATCAAGGTTATAAAGAATTAGAAATTCCAGCAGATAAAAGTGGAAATCATCAAATAAGCAAAGCACATTTACACATTTGGCCAAGAGGCGATTTTATGTTAATTGCACTTCCAAATATGGATGGAAGTTTTACTGTAACTTTATTTTTAAGTTATGACGAAGGTGAATTTAATTTCGAGAATTTAACTTCCGAAGAAAAGATTACAGAATTTTTCGAGAAAGAATTTCCAGATGCTTTGGCGTTAATTCCTAATATTAAAGAAGAATTTATCAATAATCCAACAGGAGCTTTAGGAACCGTAAAATGTTCTCCTTGGTTTTATCAAAATAAAACATTGTTAATTGGTGATGCTTCACACGCAATTGTCCCTTTTTACGGACAAGGAATGAACGCTTCTTTCGAAGATGTTTTTGTGTTAGATGAAATCCTTTGTCATTTCGAGCGCAGTCGAGAAATCTTTGATTGGAAATCTATTTTTAAGGCCTATCAAAAAGCAAGAAAAGACGACACAGACGCCATTGCAGATTTAGCGATTGATAATTTTCATGAGATGAAAAACCACGTTGCAAATCCGTTATTTAAAGAAAAAAGAAAGATAGAAATGGATTTGGAAAAAACGTTTCCAACTGAATATTCATCTAAATATTCTTTAGTGACTTTCAACGAAAATATTGGTTATAATGAAGCCATGAAAAAAGGTAGAGCTCAAGACAAAGCGTTGTTGAATTTAATTTCTGGCGACGAAGTTCATACACATTTAGATATGACAAAAGAAGAATTGAAAGTCATTTTAGATAAAGTAACTAAAGAAACAAACGATATTTTACAAGAAGATAAAATTGCAGGATTGTAG
- the kynU gene encoding kynureninase codes for MKYQNNLAFAKQQDKEDTLSHLRNRFHIPKDKSGKVWLYFTGNSLGLQPKSTKEYINQELEDWASLGVEGHFEAKNPWLNYHEYLTDKMAKIVGAKSVEVVVMNTLTTNLHLLMVSFYKPTKQKYKIVIESDAFPSDRYAVQSQLKFHGFSEDDVIEWKPREGQELLHIEDLETIVEEQGDEIALLLIGGVNYYTGQFLDLKRIAEIGHSKNCVVGIDLAHGAGNIQPNLHESGVDFAAWCTYKYLNSGPGSLAGLFVHEKHAKNKELPRFAGWWNHNKQTRFNMRQPFDVMEGAEGWQLSNPPILSMAAIKASLDMFDEIGMDALREKSEKLTGYFEFLINEIGSNDIKIITPKNPKERGCQLSIQVKNADKNLHKKLMEKHVITDWREPDVIRCAPVPMYTSFEDVYEMVSILKGLV; via the coding sequence ATGAAATATCAGAATAATTTAGCATTTGCAAAACAGCAAGACAAAGAAGATACATTATCTCATTTACGAAATCGATTTCATATTCCGAAAGATAAGTCAGGAAAAGTATGGCTTTATTTTACGGGGAATTCTTTAGGTTTACAACCAAAATCAACCAAAGAATATATCAATCAAGAATTAGAAGATTGGGCAAGTTTAGGAGTTGAGGGGCATTTTGAAGCAAAAAATCCGTGGTTGAATTATCACGAATATTTAACCGATAAAATGGCAAAAATAGTTGGTGCAAAATCAGTAGAGGTAGTTGTAATGAACACGCTTACTACAAATTTACATTTGCTAATGGTTTCGTTTTACAAACCAACAAAACAGAAATATAAAATTGTTATAGAAAGTGATGCTTTTCCTTCTGATAGGTATGCAGTACAATCTCAATTAAAATTTCATGGTTTTTCTGAAGATGATGTTATCGAATGGAAACCAAGGGAAGGTCAAGAACTTTTACATATTGAAGATTTAGAAACTATTGTTGAAGAACAAGGAGATGAAATCGCTTTATTATTAATTGGAGGCGTAAATTATTATACAGGCCAGTTTTTAGATTTGAAAAGAATCGCAGAAATCGGACATTCAAAAAATTGTGTAGTTGGAATCGATTTGGCTCATGGAGCAGGAAATATTCAACCTAATTTACACGAATCTGGAGTAGATTTTGCAGCTTGGTGTACTTACAAATATTTAAATTCTGGACCAGGAAGTTTGGCAGGATTATTTGTGCATGAAAAACATGCTAAAAATAAAGAGTTACCACGTTTTGCAGGTTGGTGGAATCACAATAAACAAACACGTTTTAACATGCGACAACCATTTGATGTGATGGAAGGTGCAGAAGGTTGGCAATTATCGAATCCGCCAATATTATCTATGGCAGCCATAAAAGCGTCTTTAGATATGTTTGACGAAATTGGAATGGATGCTTTAAGAGAAAAATCAGAAAAACTAACAGGTTATTTCGAGTTTTTAATAAATGAAATTGGTTCAAATGATATTAAAATAATCACACCAAAAAATCCAAAAGAAAGAGGTTGCCAGTTATCCATTCAAGTTAAAAATGCCGATAAAAATTTACATAAAAAATTAATGGAAAAACACGTAATTACAGATTGGCGAGAACCAGATGTAATTCGTTGTGCACCAGTTCCAATGTATACTTCGTTTGAAGATGTTTATGAAATGGTTTCAATTTTAAAAGGATTGGTATAA